Proteins from a genomic interval of Afifella aestuarii:
- a CDS encoding microcin C ABC transporter permease YejB — MAAYILRRLLLMIPTILGIMAISFVVVQFAPGGPVERVIAQIQGTDVSATARIGGSSGGDFSSAGNTNQSGSDAAITSKYRGAQGLDPEFIRQLEKQFGFDKPPLTRFGLMLWNYARFDFGESYFRDISVIDLIKEKLPVSISLGLWMTLLSYVISIPLGIRKAVSDGSVFDVWTSAVVIIAYAVPGFLFAIFLIVFFAGGSFFDWFPLRGLWSEQYARMGFWEWITDPDALVDYFWHLALPLISMALAAFATTTLLTKNSFLDEIRKQYVVTARAKGLTERQVLYGHVFRNAMLIVISGFPAAFVSAFFAGSLLIETIFSLDGLGLLSFESVINRDYPVVFATLYIFSLMGLIVQLVSDLTYTWIDPRIDFESREV, encoded by the coding sequence TTGGCAGCCTATATCCTGAGACGCCTCTTGCTGATGATCCCGACCATCCTCGGGATCATGGCAATCAGCTTCGTCGTCGTGCAGTTTGCGCCGGGCGGGCCCGTGGAGCGGGTGATCGCGCAGATCCAGGGCACCGACGTCTCGGCGACGGCACGCATCGGCGGCTCCAGCGGCGGCGACTTCTCCTCCGCCGGCAACACCAATCAAAGCGGCTCGGATGCCGCCATCACCTCGAAATACCGCGGCGCACAGGGGCTCGATCCGGAGTTCATCCGCCAGCTCGAAAAGCAATTCGGCTTCGACAAACCGCCCCTCACTCGCTTCGGGCTGATGTTGTGGAACTATGCCCGCTTCGATTTCGGCGAGAGCTATTTCCGCGACATCTCCGTCATCGACCTCATCAAGGAAAAGCTGCCCGTCTCCATCTCTCTCGGGCTTTGGATGACGCTTTTGTCTTACGTCATCTCCATCCCGCTCGGGATCCGCAAGGCCGTCAGCGACGGCTCGGTGTTCGATGTGTGGACTTCGGCCGTCGTCATCATCGCCTATGCGGTGCCGGGCTTCCTCTTCGCGATCTTCCTGATCGTGTTCTTTGCCGGTGGTTCCTTCTTCGACTGGTTCCCGCTGCGCGGCCTTTGGTCTGAGCAATATGCGCGCATGGGCTTCTGGGAATGGATCACCGATCCGGACGCGCTCGTCGACTATTTCTGGCACCTGGCGCTGCCGCTCATCTCGATGGCGCTTGCGGCCTTCGCTACGACGACGCTCCTCACCAAGAATTCTTTCCTCGACGAGATCCGCAAGCAATATGTGGTGACGGCACGGGCGAAAGGCCTGACGGAACGCCAGGTGCTCTATGGCCATGTCTTCCGCAACGCCATGCTCATCGTCATTTCGGGCTTTCCGGCGGCCTTTGTCTCGGCGTTTTTTGCCGGCTCGCTCCTGATCGAAACGATCTTCTCGCTCGACGGGCTCGGGCTCCTTTCCTTCGAGAGCGTCATCAACCGCGATTATCCAGTCGTCTTCGCCACGCTCTATATCTTTTCGCTGATGGGCCTCATCGTGCAGCTCGTCTCCGACCTCACCTATACCTGGATCGATCCTCGGATCGATTTTGAGAGCCGGGAGGTCTGA
- a CDS encoding ABC transporter permease, with the protein MSPINKRRWENFKKNRRGFWSLWLFLLLFGLSLIAEVLVNDKPIVLSYKGELYYPILVDYPEETFGGFLATTDYRDPFISDEINANGWMIWPPIHYSYRTVNRDFPTEELREALGRPIGFPAPPTWRIAGSVCPGDTEQLERFCDKSNWNWLGTDDQGRDVVARLVYGFRISVLFGLVLTVFSSIVGVAAGAVQGYFGGRVDLFFQRFIEIWTAIPALYLLLIISSILPPGFWVLLGILLLFSWVALVGVVRAEFLRARNFEYVKAARALGVSNLTIMFRHLLPNAMVATLTFMPFILNGSITTLTSLDFLGFGMPPGSPSLGELLAQGKANLQAPWLGITGFIVISLMLSLLIFIGEAVRDAFDPRKTFA; encoded by the coding sequence ATGTCGCCGATCAACAAGCGGCGGTGGGAGAATTTCAAGAAGAACCGCCGTGGCTTCTGGTCCTTGTGGCTCTTTCTTCTCCTCTTCGGCCTGTCGCTGATCGCCGAAGTGCTCGTCAACGACAAGCCGATCGTGCTCTCCTACAAGGGAGAGCTCTATTACCCGATCCTCGTCGATTATCCGGAAGAGACCTTTGGCGGCTTCCTGGCGACGACGGATTACCGGGACCCGTTCATCTCCGACGAGATCAACGCCAATGGCTGGATGATCTGGCCGCCGATCCATTATTCCTATCGCACGGTCAATCGGGATTTCCCGACGGAGGAACTGCGGGAAGCACTTGGGCGGCCGATCGGCTTTCCGGCGCCGCCGACCTGGCGGATCGCGGGTTCCGTCTGTCCGGGCGACACGGAGCAGCTGGAACGGTTCTGCGACAAGTCGAACTGGAACTGGCTCGGCACCGACGACCAGGGCCGCGATGTCGTCGCCCGCCTCGTCTACGGCTTTCGCATATCCGTGCTCTTCGGGCTTGTGCTCACCGTATTTTCATCGATCGTCGGCGTCGCGGCCGGTGCCGTGCAGGGCTATTTCGGCGGCCGCGTCGATCTCTTCTTCCAGCGCTTCATCGAGATCTGGACGGCGATCCCGGCGCTTTATCTCCTCCTCATCATATCCTCGATCCTGCCGCCGGGATTCTGGGTGCTCCTCGGCATCCTCCTGCTCTTTTCCTGGGTGGCGCTCGTCGGCGTCGTCAGGGCGGAGTTCCTCAGGGCGCGCAATTTCGAATATGTGAAGGCGGCGCGCGCGCTCGGAGTGTCGAACCTGACGATCATGTTCCGCCACCTGTTACCGAACGCCATGGTGGCGACCTTGACCTTCATGCCGTTCATCCTGAACGGCTCGATCACGACGCTCACCTCGCTCGACTTCCTGGGCTTCGGCATGCCGCCCGGTTCGCCATCGCTCGGCGAACTCCTCGCTCAGGGCAAGGCCAATCTGCAGGCGCCCTGGCTCGGCATTACCGGCTTCATCGTCATCTCGCTGATGCTCTCGCTCTTGATTTTCATCGGCGAGGCGGTGCGCGACGCCTTCGACCCGCGCAAGACTTTTGCGTAG